The following is a genomic window from bacterium.
TGCCACACTTTTCAAGAGATCTTCCTTAGGGTCAGCAAAAAATGGCAGTTGCACTAGCTCCGTATTATGGCCCGCAGCCTTCAGTGCCTTAACCAGCCCATCAACGAGCACTTCCGCACCACCACGCGAAAAAGGAACTTGCACTGCTGTAACGATAATATTCATCAGTTATTTTTTAACTACAATTGCAAAATCTTGAAAACCGTAGAGCTGCTTGTTTAAACGGCGCAGGTTTTCGTTCAATTGATCAATTGCTTCCATAAAACGCGCTGGCAAATATTCTTCGAGGATTAATTCTTTAAGCATTGCCTCTTTGGGGTAAGGCGAACTGTAGAGAATTTGTTCGGGATTAAAACCTTTAATCTCTGCCATGAACTTCAAAGTTTCAGGGTGCAGTGGCCAAATATGTGTCGGGTCGCGGAAAAAATTCGAGGCCAAGGCAGTAAAGGACTCTGGATTAATTGTTTCCAGAATTAAGCGCGCTCCAGGCTTTAACTTCGCGTGCGCAAGTTCAAAAAACTTTTCTAACACTTTTCGCGGTAGGTGTTCGACTAATTGTGCAGCAAAAATTCCACCTGCAGAGTTGTTGGGTAGCTGTTCCAAGAACTTGATGCAATCCAGCGTAACTACATTTAAGCCCTTGGTTTTACAGATTTCTGTCATCGCTGGATTGAGATCGATGCCAATTGCCGGAATACCGCTGGCCTTAAGTAACTCTAAAAATTCCCCGCGCCCACAGCCAAATTCAAGAACTTCAGCGGTAGCGTTACTAAAAAAATGTAAATATTCGCGCATCCTCTCGCGAATTAGATGCTCTGAACCGCGATAACGATCTTCAAGCACAAGATATTCTAAGTCAGACGGCTCAAAGCTTGTCGGCTGATCTTGACCTTGCTGAAGCATTGCAGCTGGAGTCTCGGAAGTATTTATTTTAGCACGTGCAATCATCAGCGTTGTGCGTTCGAGGGCATGTAATTCATCCCGTAAGCCTTCAATCCGGTCTTCAAAAACACGCAGGCTTTCCGTACGCACCAGCTCACGGCCAAGTGAGCGCATCTCTCCATGCAGCCGCTCCAAATCTTCACGCAGTAGCTGGTTCACGTCACGATCAATTTTCTGAATAATTCTGGTCCAGACATCGGTATCCCGAGCATCGATATAGCGCGCAGTTTGATTGAGAAAGCGTACTAGATTCGACTGGAATTTACGCTCGCGCTCAAAATACTCTCCCAGCACAGTGTTCCAGATCATATTAACGAAAAATTTCTTGAACTTTACAATCAGCCGACCAATGATTGGTCGATGCGATGAAATTTCTGACGGCACGGCCCAGTCATGCCAATGCGAATTGAGGTAATTTAACTCTTCACTTAAGATTACTGGATTATTCGCAGCCCGATTCTGCGACAATTGAATTGTTGGTGCAGCTGTTGGAAGTTGCTCTAAATCGCGCTTAATTTTTTCACGAATCTCTGCCATTAATGCTTCTACATTAACCGACGGTGTCGTGGGTTTCCGATCTTGCTCAGTATTATCTTTAACAGCTGCTTGCATAGGCCCACACTAATAAGCTATAAAACGGTCAATTTCAATATCGCCAAGCTTATGGATAATCTTTCCAGTAAAACCCTCGAGATCGCACGTAGAAACTTAGCTACGAGGCTAGCCCAGCACCCGTCATACACGAACCAGGAGATTCAAAGGGTGACAGAGCTTGAGCACAAAAGTTTGTCCGGAAACGCCGCGCTGACGAGCGACGCGATTGACTTGCTACGAGCACTATCGAATCACGCTCAAGTTACAATTAAACCTGAAAATGATTTCAAATCTCACCGTAAATTGATTGGACCGCTAATCAGTTTCGCAAAAAAACTAAGCTTTCCACTGGTCAATTGCCACGTAAAAAAGAGCCTGACTACGCAGCAAGAGTTCAACCAAACCGTGGTTGAAGCTCTAGCAAAAATAGTTTCCAACCAAACTAGCGACAAGCGCTAGAAAGAAGTTAGTAAGTTCAACAATTTACCGTCAGCAGCCACTTGTTGCAGTGCTTGACTCATAGAAATCTGCAAGGCTTCGCGCACTTGAGCGTCCTCAATTTTTGGATTCTTAACGTTAGAAGAGCCACGATATGTGCCAATATACATTGCCTTGTTAGTTGGGTCTAAGATTGTGAGCTTAATTTCCGCAGCACTACTCACCGTGCGCATTGCCATTCCCGAACTTAATTCGGCAGTCCAATTCACAAGCTCAGCACGAATTACAATCGGCGCACCCTCAGTAACAGAAAAACCTTTATCGCTTAAGACGCGCTTTAAGGCCTGCTCAACTACCTGAGTGGCGCTACCCTCTGCTGTCACTTCAGAAGATCCACGCAACATTAAGACTGGACTTGTGCGCGCATCGCCCACTTGCTCAAGATAGACTTCGTTGTCTTGGAGCGACGAATCACGCGTGACACTTATCCCTGCAATCTCTGGCAAGGCAATCTTCTGGCCAATGCGTGCAGAACCGCAAGCACTAAAAATTAATAGTAAGGTAATTGTTAGAATTAAACGAAAACGCATAAAGTCTCCATCGCACAAGGCTAGTTTTAAGAGTCTGTCGCGAAACTAAATTTCGCGACAGCCCCCTGAAAAAACTAGCATGACTCAGTTTCTGGCGAAAGGGTCTGAAGTAACTGCTCGACCCGTTGTTTTTTGGACCGTTCTAAGCTGGGAAGTAGCTGATTCAGTGTCAACCGCGCTTGCTGGCAAATTAGCTGATCATTTTCAATGCTGACTAACTTTAAAATGTCATCTGTAGCATCAAGATAATTTGTGTTTGCAACTACAGCTAGTGCATTGCGAATTAAGCCACTGCGCTTGGTGCGAAGTAATGGCGTATCTTTAAACTTAGCATTAAACTCTG
Proteins encoded in this region:
- a CDS encoding class I SAM-dependent methyltransferase — its product is MQAAVKDNTEQDRKPTTPSVNVEALMAEIREKIKRDLEQLPTAAPTIQLSQNRAANNPVILSEELNYLNSHWHDWAVPSEISSHRPIIGRLIVKFKKFFVNMIWNTVLGEYFERERKFQSNLVRFLNQTARYIDARDTDVWTRIIQKIDRDVNQLLREDLERLHGEMRSLGRELVRTESLRVFEDRIEGLRDELHALERTTLMIARAKINTSETPAAMLQQGQDQPTSFEPSDLEYLVLEDRYRGSEHLIRERMREYLHFFSNATAEVLEFGCGRGEFLELLKASGIPAIGIDLNPAMTEICKTKGLNVVTLDCIKFLEQLPNNSAGGIFAAQLVEHLPRKVLEKFFELAHAKLKPGARLILETINPESFTALASNFFRDPTHIWPLHPETLKFMAEIKGFNPEQILYSSPYPKEAMLKELILEEYLPARFMEAIDQLNENLRRLNKQLYGFQDFAIVVKK